One Lachnospiraceae bacterium C1.1 DNA segment encodes these proteins:
- a CDS encoding phosphatase PAP2 family protein, with amino-acid sequence MEFDIQYLLLLQDLRSATGGIFNEFFNSISKVAVDLMPLLSVVIFWCVDKKWGYRFFATYGIADLINGIIKLSVCAYRPWIRSDLIEPAGDSKVAATGYSFPSGHTTVATAMYGTTAVWQNNKRRWLSITCIVLIALTGFSRNFLGVHTPQDVCVGLLTSILTIFLIGKAQGSIENNDSLKDKLTILSIVIVIMVIIYIQLKPYPMDYVNGTLLVDPQKMMNDTFKACGSFLGFTIGCYIERHYIKYEIPESSKNLPIVTCVGIGIVFAWHSYFRSATIIPLLGGHWGNFAANFIQFIFAISIYPIYIKKFCSEN; translated from the coding sequence ATGGAATTTGATATTCAATATCTTTTATTGCTACAAGATTTACGATCAGCAACCGGGGGAATTTTTAATGAATTTTTCAATTCAATTTCAAAGGTTGCCGTTGACCTAATGCCACTTTTATCTGTAGTTATTTTCTGGTGTGTAGACAAAAAATGGGGATATAGATTTTTTGCAACATATGGCATTGCTGATCTAATAAACGGAATAATTAAATTATCCGTTTGTGCATATAGACCATGGATAAGATCAGACCTCATAGAACCGGCCGGTGATTCCAAAGTCGCTGCAACCGGATATTCATTTCCGAGTGGTCATACAACAGTTGCCACTGCAATGTATGGTACTACTGCAGTCTGGCAAAATAATAAACGACGATGGCTGTCCATCACATGCATAGTATTGATCGCACTGACCGGATTTTCCAGAAATTTTCTTGGGGTGCATACGCCACAGGACGTTTGTGTTGGTCTTTTAACAAGTATATTAACCATATTTCTCATTGGTAAGGCCCAGGGAAGCATTGAAAATAACGATTCATTAAAAGACAAGCTTACCATATTGAGTATTGTTATTGTAATAATGGTTATTATATATATCCAACTCAAACCTTATCCAATGGATTATGTTAATGGCACACTCCTTGTAGATCCTCAAAAAATGATGAATGATACTTTCAAGGCATGTGGCAGCTTCCTTGGTTTTACCATAGGATGTTATATTGAAAGGCATTATATTAAATATGAAATACCTGAAAGTTCAAAAAATCTTCCAATAGTAACCTGTGTAGGTATAGGAATAGTTTTTGCATGGCACAGCTATTTTAGATCAGCAACAATAATCCCACTTCTTGGCGGACATTGGGGAAATTTCGCAGCCAACTTTATACAGTTTATATTTGCAATATCTATTTATCCCATATATATAAAAAAGTTCTGCAGCGAAAATTAA
- a CDS encoding peptide deformylase: MVKEIVKDPMFLQQKSEPAAESDRQTIIDLIDTLKANRDRCVGMAANMIGVKKQIIVVAAEPFIFPMINPVITKQTGKYTTEESCLSLEGVRPCVRYEEIEVDYLDQDFKKQHGKYSGFTAQIIQHEIQHFSGDLI, encoded by the coding sequence ATGGTAAAAGAAATTGTAAAGGACCCGATGTTTTTGCAGCAGAAATCAGAACCTGCGGCAGAATCAGACAGGCAGACAATAATAGATCTTATTGATACACTAAAGGCAAACCGTGATAGATGTGTAGGAATGGCAGCAAATATGATAGGCGTGAAAAAGCAGATCATAGTTGTAGCTGCAGAACCATTTATTTTTCCGATGATCAATCCGGTAATCACAAAACAAACCGGAAAATATACTACTGAGGAAAGCTGCTTGTCTTTAGAAGGTGTAAGGCCGTGTGTCAGGTATGAGGAAATAGAAGTTGATTATCTGGATCAGGATTTTAAGAAACAGCATGGAAAATATTCAGGCTTCACAGCACAAATTATCCAGCATGAAATACAGCATTTTTCGGGAGATTTAATCTGA
- a CDS encoding GNAT family N-acetyltransferase, with the protein MTETDSFEFRTMKAEEADRVAEIEQICFPPNEACTEKHMKERINVAQNLFLLAIDKKNNRIAGFINSIASNEGSFRDEFFTDYRTHLPEGENVMILGVDVLPEYRNQGLARKMMEIYKQRATEEGRKRIVLTCLDAKVEMYSKFGFKDLGMSASEWGGEKWHEMDICLSSK; encoded by the coding sequence ATGACTGAAACGGATTCTTTCGAATTTAGAACGATGAAGGCTGAAGAAGCAGACAGAGTGGCTGAGATTGAACAGATATGTTTTCCTCCAAATGAAGCTTGTACAGAAAAGCACATGAAAGAACGAATAAATGTAGCGCAAAATTTATTCCTCCTGGCTATTGATAAAAAAAATAATAGAATCGCAGGATTTATAAATTCTATTGCCAGTAATGAAGGCTCATTCAGAGATGAATTTTTTACAGATTACAGAACACATCTTCCTGAAGGTGAAAATGTTATGATCCTTGGAGTTGATGTGCTTCCGGAATATCGTAATCAGGGTCTCGCTCGAAAAATGATGGAAATATATAAACAAAGAGCAACAGAAGAAGGAAGAAAAAGAATTGTTCTTACTTGTCTGGATGCAAAGGTTGAAATGTACAGCAAGTTTGGATTTAAGGACTTAGGAATGTCTGCTTCGGAATGGGGTGGAGAAAAATGGCACGAAATGGATATCTGTTTATCCAGTAAATAG